The Methylophaga thalassica genome window below encodes:
- a CDS encoding type II toxin-antitoxin system HicA family toxin, producing the protein MNSKQTKTLNSLFENPVKKSIKWPDVEKLLLALGGSVKQGDGSRIRITLGGSSLNIHTPHPKNELKPYQVRAIRTLLSNEGVMK; encoded by the coding sequence ATGAACAGTAAACAAACGAAAACGCTTAATAGCCTGTTTGAAAATCCGGTAAAGAAATCTATCAAGTGGCCGGACGTTGAAAAGCTGTTACTGGCTTTAGGTGGCTCTGTTAAACAAGGTGATGGTTCAAGAATCCGTATCACCCTTGGGGGTTCATCCCTCAACATACATACGCCCCACCCTAAAAATGAATTAAAGCCTTACCAAGTGAGAGCTATTCGGACTCTACTAAGTAATGAAGGTGTAATGAAATGA
- a CDS encoding type II toxin-antitoxin system Phd/YefM family antitoxin, with protein MHTDQVLADTTISISELKKNPMAVIERGKGFPVAVLKNNVPVFYAVPAAAYEALIDKLDDMELAQIVGEREDQPSQVVALDEL; from the coding sequence ATGCACACAGATCAAGTTTTAGCAGACACAACTATTTCGATATCGGAATTGAAGAAAAACCCTATGGCCGTGATTGAACGGGGCAAGGGTTTTCCTGTCGCTGTACTGAAGAATAATGTCCCTGTGTTCTACGCAGTACCAGCGGCAGCATATGAAGCGTTAATAGATAAGCTGGATGATATGGAACTAGCTCAAATTGTCGGTGAACGTGAAGATCAACCGTCACAAGTCGTTGCACTGGATGAGCTATAA